In Triticum aestivum cultivar Chinese Spring chromosome 5B, IWGSC CS RefSeq v2.1, whole genome shotgun sequence, the following proteins share a genomic window:
- the LOC123115684 gene encoding L-type lectin-domain containing receptor kinase IX.1-like, producing the protein MASSFVILVLAVVASLGVGAAAAIGKQDKFLDPAYPSCSTTGNYTDGSQFKKNLDELLAALPAAASRNDGFYIGTAGDSGSPDQVFTLIMCYADHNAAECRECLTGAPAGIMALCPGSRDVRAAYDACILRYSPVSPFASTADLDIAFYVRYTAPIPVDPVAMARAWLPLMADLTGQAAASPARAASGSTPYDASWRVFGLAQCTRNLNASECSRCLSSLVGKLPELFQNETGGAVKAYSCYVHYQIGPFDITLPPVSEPPPPSSPKPGEASSSSRTRLLIGSSIGTVSFLIILVGVLVCLLVRRRQKHPITANKQAKGQELEDGEFSDGDDPAMEDDFKKGTGPKRFRYGELAIATDNFSDEKKLGEGGFGSVYRGYLKESNLEVAIKRVSKGSKQGKKEYASEVTIISRLRHRNLVQLIGWCHGGGELLLVYELMPNGSLDTHLYGGKNAAVLPWPARHEIVLGLGSALLYLHQEWEQCVLHRDIKPSNIMLDASFAAKLGDFGLARLVDHGRGSHTTVLAGTMGYMDPECMTTGRTSAESDVYSFGVVLLEIACGRRPLAVAEEEQMVHLAQRVWASYGVGRVLDAADARLEGEFDGEEMERVMVVGLWCAHPDRSLRPSIRQAVGVLRREQPLPTLPERMPAATFVYVPLLVDGSSSTLSTGVAGAGGSGTSGTDTTSSVSMRSNTVVEGQITGR; encoded by the exons ATGGCTTCCAGCTTTGTCATCCTCGTCCTCGCCGTTGTTGCATCTCTCGGTGTCGGCGCCGCCGCCGCAATTGGCAAGCAGGACAAGTTCCTGGATCCAGCGTATCCTTCCTGCTCGACCACTGGCAACTACACTGATGGCAGCCAGTTCAAGAAGAACCTCGACGAGCTCCTCGCCGCCCTCCCCGCGGCCGCCAGCAGGAACGATGGGTTCTACATCGGCACTGCGGGGGACTCGGGATCTCCCGACCAGGTCTTCACCCTCATCATGTGCTATGCCGACCACAACGCGGCGGAGTGCCGGGAATGCCTCACCGGAGCGCCGGCGGGGATCATGGCCTTGTGCCCTGGCAGCCGGGATGTGCGCGCGGCATACGATGCGTGCATACTCCGGTACTCACCGGTGTCGCCCTTTGCATCGACGGCCGACCTCGACATCGCTTTCTACGTGAGGTACACCGCTCCCATCCCGGTCGATCCGGTGGCCATGGCCAGGGCGTGGCTTCCGCTGATGGCCGACCTCACGGGACAGGCCGCTGCGTCGCCGGCGCGGGCAGCGAGTGGGAGCACGCCGTACGATGCTTCGTGGCGGGTGTTCGGGCTGGCGCAGTGCACGAGGAACCTCAACGCGAGCGAGTGCAGCCGGTGCCTCTCCTCCTTGGTCGGCAAACTGCCGGAGCTGTTCCAGAACGAGACCGGTGGCGCTGTCAAGGCATACAGCTGCTATGTGCACTACCAGATCGGCCCCTTTGACATAACCCTTCCACCTGTATCagaaccgccgccgccgtcgtctccaaAGCCCGGAG AAGCATCGTCTTCTTCAAGAACAAGGCTCCTGATCGGCAGCTCCATTGGTACCGTGTCGTTCTTGATCATTCTGGTTGGTGTCTTGGTCTGTCTCCTTGTCCGACGACGGCAAAAGCACCCAATCACTGCCAATAAGCAGGCAAAGGGGCAAGAGCTGGAAGATGGCGAATTCTCTGACGGCGACGACCCAGCCATGGAAGACGACTTCAAGAAAGGGACTGGGCCCAAGCGATTTCGCTACGGTGAGCTGGCCATCGCCACCGACAACTTCTCCGACGAGAAGAAGCTCGGGGAAGGAGGTTTCGGCTCTGTGTACAGAGGATATCTCAAGGAGTCGAACCTCGAGGTGGCCATCAAGAGAGTCTCCAAAGgctccaagcaagggaagaaagagTACGCCTCTGAGGTGACGATTATAAGCAGGCTCCGGCACCGAAACCTGGTGCAGCTCATTGGCTGGTGCCATGGCGGTGGCGAGCTGCTCCTTGTCTACGAGCTGATGCCCAACGGCAGCCTTGACACGCACCTCTACGGCGGCAAGAACGCAGCCGTGCTGCCATGGCCGGCCAGGCACGAGATCGTCCTTGGACTGGGCTCTGCCCTCCTGTATCTTCACCAAGAGTGGGAGCAGTGCGTCCTGCACAGAGACATCAAGCCAAGCAACATCATGCTGGACGCCTCCTTTGCTGCCAAGCTCGGCGACTTCGGGCTTGCCAGGCTCGTTGACCATGGCCGAGGCTCGCACACCACGGTGCTCGCCGGCACGATGGGATACATGGACCCGGAGTGCATGACCACCGGCCGGACCAGCGCCGAGTCGGACGTGTACAGCTTCGGTGTCGTGCTCCTTGAGATTGCCTGCGGCAGGCGGCCTCTAGCAGTGGCAGAAGAGGAGCAGATGGTCCACCTGGCACAGCGGGTCTGGGCATCATACGGCGTGGGAAGGGTTCTTGATGCCGCTGACGCACGGCTGGAGGGGGAGTTTGACGGCGAGGAGATGGAGCGTGTGATGGTGGTCGGGCTCTGGTGCGCGCACCCTGACCGGAGCCTCAGGCCGTCCATCAGGCAGGCCGTGGGCGTGCTACGGCGTGAGCAGCCTCTGCCGACCCTCCCGGAGAGGATGCCGGCGGCGACCTTCGTGTACGTGCCGCTGCTGGTTGATGGTTCAAGCTCCACGTTGTCTACTGGTGTCGCCGGCGCTGGCGGCAGCGGCACCAGCGGAACTGACACGACGTCGTCGGTGTCGATGCGAAGCAACACAGTAGTGGAAGGACAGATCACCGGTCGGTAA
- the LOC123110431 gene encoding pentatricopeptide repeat-containing protein At5g11310, mitochondrial: MQARPAAAPLSAPAPPNNSAAAAAAAAAVVSILSDADPDDRLRASGISPDPALFPHLRQSLSTLPESAFPALARWAGSAAAVSLLAARGLFAASWRLLLLQFPSSPPPPLATFAPLVRRYARLGRASAALRAFHFLRRNPDRYTVDGDGSPAATSLLNMAVGALCKEGHPRPAAKLVERCRREGELAPDERTYNMLLDGWSSARRLDKVGKLWAEMRVAGVRPTVVSYGTLIKAVCRMQQPDQAVSLLDEMRKEGIEANLVTCNPIVHALAHAGRFRDAYNLLEKFPLYGVAPNISTFNSLVLAYCKYGDLAGASGVLKAMMGRGILPTAKTYNYFFVFFAKNGNVELGMNLYNKMVNNGYAPDQTTYNLLVKMLCEANRLELVVQMIKEMKANGFESDLATSTMLIHLLCRNHRFEEACAEFEDMFRRGHVPQYITYRMLMKELKRLGLVQLEEKLTDLMRSVPHSTKLPGSYREKEGDNAKEKRKLILEKAQAVSNVLKECKDPKELHKLKDDEETDVQAADRIVANIRKRVYGGVSRLASPLP, from the coding sequence ATGCAGGCTaggcccgccgccgccccgctctccGCTCCCGCCCCTCCCAAcaattccgccgccgccgccgccgccgccgccgcagtagTCTCTATCCTCAGCGACGCGGACCCCGACGACCGCCTCCGCGCGTCCGGCATCAGCCCGGACCCCGCGCTGTTCCCGCACCTCCGCCAGTCGCTCAGCACCCTCCCGGAGTCCGCGTTCCCCGCGCTCGCCCGCtgggccggctccgccgccgccgtctccctcctcgccgcccgcggcctctTCGCCGCCtcctggcgcctcctcctcctccagttcCCTTCATCACCGCCCCCTCCCCTCGCCACCTTCGCCCCGCTCGTCCGCCGCTACGCCCGCCTTGGCCGCGCCTCCGCGGCCCTCCGCGCGTTCCACTTCCTCCGCCGCAACCCCGACCGCTACACGGTCGATGGCGACGGCTCCCCCGCCGCGACCTCCCTCCTAAACATGGCTGTCGGGGCGCTCTGCAAGGAGGGCCACCCGCGCCCGGCCGCGAAACTCGTCGAGCGGTGCCGGCGTGAGGGGGAGCTGGCGCCCGACGAACGGACCTACAACATGCTCCTCGACGGCTGGTCCAGCGCCCGCCGGCTGGACAAGGTCGGGAAGCTCTGGGCTGAGATGCGTGTGGCCGGCGTGCGGCCGACGGTGGTCTCATACGGGACTCTTATCAAGGCGGTTTGTCGGATGCAGCAGCCGGACCAGGCCGTGTCTCTCCTCGACGAGATGAGGAAGGAAGGGATCGAGGCGAATCTGGTTACCTGCAACCCCATCGTGCACGCCCTGGCTCACGCCGGCCGATTTCGGGACGCATACAACCTGCTCGAGAAATTTCCTCTCTACGGGGTGGCGCCTAATATCTCGACATTCAACTCGCTCGTGTTGGCTTACTGCAAATATGGAGACCTTGCCGGGGCAAGCGGTGTGCTCAAGGCCATGATGGGGAGGGGCATCTTGCCAACGGCAAAAACGTACAATTACTTCTTTGTGTTCTTCGCCAAGAACGGCAATGTTGAGCTGGGGATGAATCTTTATAACAAGATGGTCAACAATGGTTATGCGCCGGACCAGACCACTTACAACCTCCTGGTCAAGATGTTGTGCGAGGCTAATCGGCTTGAATTAGTGGTACAGATGATAAAGGAGATGAAGGCTAATGGCTTTGAGTCTGATCTGGCAACAAGCACCATGCTGATACATTTGCTTTGCCGAAACCATCGGTTTGAAGAAGCGTGTGCTGAATTTGAGGATATGTTTCGTCGAGGGCACGTGCCCCAGTATATCACTTACAGGATGCTTATGAAAGAGCTCAAGCGGCTGGGTTTGGTTCAACTGGAAGAGAAGTTGACCGATCTAATGCGCTCAGTACCACATTCTACAAAGTTGCCTGGCAGCTACAGAGAAAAGGAAGGCGACAATgctaaagaaaagagaaaattaatATTGGAGAAAGCTCAGGCTGTTTCCAATGTTCTGAAGGAGTGTAAAGATCCGAAGGAGTTGCACAAGCTAAAAGATGATGAAGAAACTGATGTCCAGGCCGCAGATAGGATAGTAGCCAACATTAGAAAAAGAGTATATGGAGGTGTCTCTAGGTTAGCCTCTCCACTTCCTTGA
- the LOC123110432 gene encoding glutathione S-transferase-like — protein MALAEAPAARPILYSYWRSSCSHRVRIALNLKGIDYEYKAVNLLKGEQSDPEFMKLNPMKFVPALVDGDAVIGDSYAVALYLEDKYPQRPLLPQDLKKKALNIQVASIVCSGIQPLHNLTLVRFIEQKVGTGESIPWVQQQIDRGFTAVENMIKGCAGKFAMGDEVQLADVFLAPQIFAAVTRFQIDMSNYPTLARLHDQYMTHPAFEAALPDRQPDAPSSG, from the exons ATGGCTTTGGCGGAGGCGCCGGCGGCAAGGCCGATTCTGTACTCTTACTGGCGCAGCTCCTGCTCCCACCGCGTCCGCATCGCGCTCAACCTCAAAG GTATCGATTATGAGTACAAGGCGGTGAACCTCCTCAAGGGCGAGCAGTCTGATCCCG AGTTCATGAAGCTTAACCCTATGAAGTTCGTCCCTGCCTTGGTCGACGGCGACGCAGTAATTGGTGACTCTTACGCAGTAGCATTG TATTTGGAGGACAAGTACCCCCAGCGTCCTCTTTTGCCTCAAGACCTTAAAAAGAAGGCCCTGAATATCCAG GTAGCAAGCATTGTATGTTCTGGTATTCAACCTCTTCACAATCTCACCTTGGTG AGATTTATCGAGCAAAAGGTTGGAACAGGGGAGAGCATCCCGTGGGTCCAACAACAGATTGATAGAGGTTTCACAG CTGTTGAGAACATGATCAAAGGCTGTGCTGGGAAGTTTGCTATGGGAGATGAAGTCCAACTG GCAGACGTATTCCTTGCACCCCAGATTTTTGCTGCGGTGACTCGTTTTCAGATCGACATG TCGAACTATCCCACGCTCGCGAGGCTCCACGATCAGTATATGACACACCCTGCATTTGAAGCTGCGCTCCCTGACCGGCAGCCGGATGCCCCTTCCTCTGGCTAA